gagTGATGCTGGGAGGGGAGGCTCGGGCCGAGGAGGcgccctgagtgtgtgtgtgagtgtgtgtgtgtgagagcgagTGATGCTGGGAGGGGAGGCTCGGGCCGAGGAGGcgccctgagtgtgtgtgtgagtgtgtgagatgCTGGGAGGGGAGGCTCGGGCCGAGGAGGcgccctgagtgtgtgtgtgagtgtgtgtgtgtgagagcgagTGATGCTGGGAGGGGAGGCTCGGGCCGAGGAGGcgccctgagtgtgtgtgtgagtgtgtgagatgCTGGGAGGGGAGGCTCGGGCCGAGGAGGCGCCCTGACCGGTGGCCTGCCTCTGGTGTGGTGCCCAGTGAGTACCCCTCAGGCCCTCTGCTCTGAGCGCCTGGCCAGGTGGGCTGCGTTTCCTCCTGTGGACCTGAGGACGCCAGGTCATTGACTAGCTGGTGACACAGCAGGTAGAGGCTGGCAGCAGTGGACGCTGGGAGGTCAGTGCCACACCGGGGGTGTCATGGCCACTTTGCAACCAGGAAAGGGGTCAGGAGCCAGCAGGAGCGTGGACCTGGAGTCTGGACGGGGCAGCGTGGTGCCCCTGCAGTGCTCTCTTCCTGTAGCTGGTACAGGGTGGGCGCTGCTCTGAGGGGAACCCGGGCTCCCCTCTGAGAACACTTCTCCGGGTACCCTGGGATTCGAGAGACGCTCAGTAGAAGGACCAGgcgtgaaaaaaataatttacccaGAAACGTACCTGGGTGACTGAGTCACACCCAGAAATGCAAGTGAAAGCTGAAATAACAGTTCCAGTTGGCGTGCGTCACACGGAGTATTTGGACGTTGGGAATGCCTGGTACTGGGCGGTCGGTGCTGATGGGCAGACTGTGCCCCGGGGGCAGCGGCAGCAAGACTGGAGCCTGAAGAGGGTCTGCAGGGATCCGCTCACTTCTCACCTCAAGGAAACAAGCAAACGTGGGGTTTTGCTGCAGCACAGCCAGCGCTGGAAGCCACACAGTCTCTCCAGCTTTAGAAACGTTCAGACCGTCGTGGACCATCCCTGCTTAAAAGTGCagcccgggggcttccctggtggcacagtggctgggagtccgcctgccgatgcgggggacacgggctcgtgccccggcccaggaggatcccgcgtggcgcagagcggctgcgcccatgagccatgaccgctgagcctgcgcgtccagagcctgtgcttcgcagcgggagaggccgcagcggtgagaggcccgcgtaccgcaaaaaaaaaaccaaaaaaagtgcAGCCCAGGACACTTAAGGACCACAGCTGGGTGCAACGCTCAGGAAAAGCTGGCCCTGCACACGCGCCCGAGCCGCGAGGAccacctgccccgccccgcctgcCCACAGCCCATCCGCACGCCCGTTGTAGCCGAGGGCCCCACGGGCGTCCAGCTGATACATCTGCCCCTGTGTCCGGGGCAGCCCCTCCCAGTGCCGGCAGGGACGTGTCCGTCTCTCTGGTTCTAGCATCCAGCCGTGCCGGACAACGCGGGCACCAACAGATCTCTGTCTGCATGCAGCCTGCCCCCCCgctcctgcccacctgccccaaGGGGGCCCTCCTCAGCAGCTCTTGTCCACACAGCACAGGGCGGCCAGAGGGGCCTTCGGGGGGAACCGCCAGCCGAGCCCTACCCTCTCCCCTGCACCTGCCCGTGGCCTTAGCCATGTCCACTGCCCTGTATCTTCCTGCCCACTCTCCCCACGTGCCCCTGCTTAATGTCCTCTGCTGCTGCTCTGCTGTCACACGTCAGGCCTCACCCCGTCCACACCGGGTCCCGTCGAGTCACGGCACCGCAAGTCTGCGCCTGCGTCTGTGGCCCTCCCAGGAGGTCGGGGAAGCTGTCAGGACTCGGGCATGATCCAGCTGGTCCATTCACACGCCCACTGGCAGCCCCCTGCTCCCGGAGCTGAGCTTCCTAGATCTTCTGAGCTGGGGCCAGAGTGGGGCTGGCAGTGCGCCGTCGCCTCCTTGCAGGGTCAGGGGCCCAGGACCCCCTGCGCTGCTTCCCAGCTGCCCTTACCTTGGTCCTTTCTGTGAGGTCCCCTGTGGCCGTGTCCTCCAGGCCACCGCAGGCAGCAGGAGGGGAACGGAGGCCAGGCCAGCCTCAGAGGAAACTGAGTTCCGGGTGGTCACGTGTCCGGCTGGGACCAGGGCTCAGTCATCGTAGAAGGGGCGAGCTGGGGCCGTTAGCAGTCTCCCCGGGGCTGCAGTCCCCTGCGCTGCGTCCAACGCTCAGAGCCCGCTCCACCCCGCTTATTGCGTCAGCCACGGGCCAGCTGCTTGCTGCCTCAGCTCACATGTGGCCCCTTGTGGTCCAGCAGCCTCTGTTGCCCTGGGGGACCCAGGGTGAGCACTGGAAGCTCGGTCCAGAGGGGGGCCCGCAGACACATCATCATGGGTTCCCAGCGGACTCTGTTTCACTGAATTTGAGACGTCATTGATTATAACGTCCCGTTAGGGAGGAGTAAACCTCGTTCCCAAGTACGGCAGGATTTGGATTACATGATGCGTTGGAACGGGGTGGGCCTGCTCAGCAGACCCTGCCTTTGGGCCCAGAGATGGCAGACCATGCGTCCTTGGCCTTGGCCAGACTGCGTCCCGCTGCGGACCGGGCTCACGGTCCTGGGCTGTGGCCCCGCTTTCCTCGACCCgcgctccccgcccccaccccccaggagcGAGGTGCGTCACACGTTGGTGGGCCCGGCCCCGGCAGAGCTTATGGACTTAAGCTGGCAGGTGGGTGGGGGGTCTCCTCGAGGGGGGTCGTGGGCGGGGCTCTGCACGGGGCGCGATGGTGGGCGGACGTCGCCCACGGGGAGGTCTGTGCGCTTGGCACCAACCTGCCCGCGTGGGCCTCGCCTGGAACAGACTCACCGAGACACGCGGGCCGCCCCCAGGTGTCCTGGAGCCCCGCACTTCGGGGCGACGGCCCCGGCCACGCTCCGACGGGTGCAGAGACAGAGCTGGCGGGCCCCTCCTGCGGGCTGCAGCTGGCTAGGCCCACCTTAGGCGCAGGCGCGCCCGGAGCGCGTACCCGACCTTGACGCCCCTCCCagtggtgggcgggggctggggggaggcggCCCCCCAGGTCCGCGGCGCGGTGGATAGTGCGCAGGGGCTGCGGCTGCTCCCTGCTCCTTTCTGGGGGGGTGACCCTCCAACCCTGGGCCGTGCAGGGCGGACCTGGAGGCCGGGCTCTGTGCACGGTGACGGCGGGGTCGGCACATCAGCCCTCTCCCCATTTGAAAGTGGTGCCCTGCTCACTGCGGCACGTTCACTGTCCCCAGGGACTTATCCGACGCTCCGAGCGCATTGCGGCCTTGCGGCCGCTCCTGTTCTAGGAACGGTGTGTCAAAGTGGCCGCTGGCTTCTCATCCTATCGGCGGGGTCTGGAGGTCTCGGGTGCGCCGGGTCCTCCCAGCACCAGGTGTTTGTCGTCTGTAGTAGCGCCTGGTGCCCAAGGAGAaggcagcccccgcccacccccctgCGTCAGGCAGGCAGAGCGCCGTCCCTTGTGTCGACCGGGGCAGGGACCTTCGGTGTGCTTCGCGCGTTTGCTGATCTGTCATATTCGGGTCACTGCAGGCCGCTCACATGGGGATCGGGCACCTTCCCCCTGAGAGGGCCTGCCATGCGCACCGGAGGGAAGGCCGCTCGGGTGGGAACCTGCTGGAGCCCTGGGACTTGCCTAGCGGGGGCCGCGCTTGGGGGGAGTGCCCGCGTGGCTTCTCCCGCAGCGGCACCGGCTCACGTGCCCCCTTCACTGCAGGTGCTGAACGAGGCCGTTGGGGCGCTGATGTATCACACCATCACGCTGACCAGGGAGGACCTGGAGAAGTTCAAGGCGCTGCGGATAATCGTCCGAATCGGCAGCGGCTTTGACAACATCGACATCAAGTCAGCTGGGGACTTAGGTAGGACGGACTTGGATTCTTCTTTTTGCAACTCTGCGCACTGCTCCCTTGGTGTGACCTCATCACGTTTTGTCTGTTGGTTTTACGGGGAAGAGGAGAGTCCCGTTGCAGCCGACTGCCTGGTTGGAGGTGGCCTGGAGGCCGGCAGCGTGTGGGCCCCACGCCAGCTCCCCTCAGGCAGGTGCAGGGTGGCAGCAGCATCTCTCAGAAAGCCCCCGGGCGTTGTGGGCGGCGTGTCCGCCGCCCTCCTGCATTGCCTCCTGGGGACCGCGGGGAAGGGACAtcagcccggggtgggggggcggccaGCACATCTGTGTCGGGGTTTGCGCGGCCCTGTGCACGAGACTTGCTGGGAAAGGAGGTTTGTGTTGTGATTTAGGACGCGTGGGAGCGTGTACACACAGGTGTGTGACACACTCACGGAAACAGATTGCAGCATGCTTCTCCGGGTGCAGCGTTCAGCCTCTTGTGACGTTCTGGTCTAGTCTCTCCATATCCTCTGTGTTGGTCACGGCGTAAGGGCAGGTCAGGACGCGCCCTGCCACGGCCCGCGGTCACCGACGGCGGCCTCAGACTTGCAGCGTGAAAACGGCTCCCGCTGTCGGCTGCCACACGTCCCAAGGGTTCATTCTGCTCTGCCagcccagctccctcaccccGCTATCACCTGTCCCCAGGAAGGCACCGCGGTGTCAGGCTGCAGTCTGGGCACTTTTTGAGCTGGGCCGCCCTCCGGGCCTCGTCCCCGTTCGCGGAGCGGGTCCTCGTTGCCTCGCGATTTCACGGGCTGGGGCTCCGTCCTTCGTCCAGGGACAGTCTGGGGCGTGCTGTGCGGTCATCCCTGCCAGACCTCCGCAGGGCCTGGTCCTCTGTCAGGCGGCAGCCTTGTTCCCGAGTGTGACGGGGCCTCCAGCTCTGTTGTCGCTCGGTCTCCCCTGCGTGATCTCTTGACCCTGTCTTAACGTTTTGTCGCAAGCCGagctgggtgggggggtgggggggtggggggggcggggcctggggaggggtggcCTGGCCAAAACCCCTTTCCAGAAGGTTCAGTGGCAAGTGGTCCAGGAGGAGCAGAAGCAGGTGTGGGCATCCGCCCAGGTGGCCTCTTTCTCTTCTGTCCCCCACCCTGTCTGCCCACTGGACCCATGGGTGGCTTTCCCACGCGGCACGGGGCAGGTAACCTGCATCTGTCTCCTAGCATCCTGGGGCAGGGACGTGAGGCCCAGGACCGTTCTAGCGACTGCCCCGCGTATCTCGTGTCCGCAGGCATCGCCGTCTGCAACGTGCCGGCCGCGTCCGTGGAGGAGACCGCCGACTCCACCCTGTGCCACATCCTGAACCTCTACCGCAGGACCACGTGGCTGCACCAGGCGCTCCGGGAAGGCACGCGGGTCCAGAGCGTCGAGCAGATCCGAGAGGTGGCTTCCGGAGCCGCCAGGATCCGCGGGGAGACCTTGGGCATCATCGGGCTAGGTGCGATGGCTTTCGCCCCCGTGCGCAGGCTCTGTGGACCCTGAGGCTGGGGCTGCGCTATGCTGCTAGCGCGTGGTCCCCAGCCAGGGGACAGCGTGGGGCTGAGGGGTCTCTGCCCCAGAGACTGTGCTGGTCCTTCTCCACCCCGGGAGCACCTAGTGGGGCCCACGCACACAACAGATGTTAACTAGGTGCTCTTGGGGTCACACGTGCTCGTGTGGTCACGCACACTCACGCACGCTCGCTCTGCCGTTCCCCTGCCCCGCGACTGAACACACGAGGCCTTCGGGTGGTGGCCGGGCAGGCTGCCCTGAGCCCTGCTCTGGGTGGACGGAGGCTGCTCCCTCCACTCACCCGCTCAGTCGCGTGCCCTGCAGGCCGGTGTCCTGGGCCAGCCCTGGGCCCCTTGCGCTCAGACAGCAAACCAGGGAACGGAGAcgtgggcggggggcgggggccttAGGGCttgggggagcaggggagggcagAGTGGCGGGAGGGGCCTGCCCGTCCACCTGGGCCACCCAGCATGGGCGGGACCGTAGCTCCTTGCAGCCCCATCAGCTGTTTCACAGGTTCTCCACGGCGAAGGCGCCGCCTCGTGCAGCTGTGGGGGAACCGCAGGGCACAGACGCGCCTGCTTAGTGCAGGGGGTCGGGGTCACGGGCGTCCGTGGGGCACAGGGGTGTCCCTCCCCGACACGACGTGCTGTCCTGCTGGGTGCGCACGCACAGATGCCAGGGCTGGCCAGAGCCCCGTAGCCCTGTGGGTGCCCTGCACCCGGCGCCTAGGCCCCCCGCGCCCTCGGCCTGTCTGAGGGCAGGGATGGCCCGGCCACGCGATGGGATGCAGGCcgggaggaaggagccaggatGGGGAGCTGCTGTGCCTGGCCAGTGGGCTTGGGGCGGCCACCTCCAGGCAGTGTCTGTCAAGACACTCAGTGCGGCGGGGACGCCCCAGAGGCTGCGTCTCAACCAGCGCCCGGCGGCCCTGGGGACCACGGCCCCTGGGCACCTGCTCTGGCCCTCCCCACGCCCCTCGGGACTCCGAGAGTCTCTGTTCTGGTTCCCCACCGCCCCAAGCAGAGTGGTCCCCTGGAACCTGTGGCCCGAGTGGCGTAAAGGGAAGAAGCAGCAGCCTTTGGACCCGTGTCGCTCGTGGAGGCCAAGGCCACAGCAGCTCCACACTGAGACACGGAGCGCGGTTCCCGGGGACAGGAGGGGCTCTGTAACGGCACCTGCCAGACGCGCTGAGCGCAATTTCGCTTTTGCCTTTTctcataaaagtgaaaatcctcctCGGGTTTCTCTTGGTTCCTGGAACCGGGGACTGACGTCGTAGGGGAAGTGGCTTCAGGCGAGGCCAGCCGAGCGGGGGCTTCCGTGCCAGCGTCGCCCACCGGGCAGTGTGAGTGACTGCTCCGAGGCGCTGGCACCGTGGCGGGTCGGCAGGACCGCTGGGTGCCCGTCCTCCCCGGGCCCTCTGCGCTGGCGCCTTACCAGCCTCCATGGTGTCCCGTGGCCCCAAGCGCAGGGCCCTGGCGtgcctgcccaccccccccaccagCTCCTGGCCTGCGCTGCTCCCCTGCTTTGTCTTCTCGGGAGCCGAGGACAGAGGGCTTCAGCCCCCGGGGCACTGGGGCCTATCCTGACACTGCAGCCCCTGCCTCGCCGCCCCGTGCATCCGCGGGGCCCCCGTCGGCGCTCCCCAGCCCCCCGGAGCCCCGCCCCTTCTCTGCAAAGCCTCGTCCCGCGCACGTCCTGCCGCTGGGCCTCTGGGGGCAGACGCCTCAGGCTCACCCCGGGCAGACGGGGAACCGAGGCGGGGCGGCCAGAGAGGTGCCGCGGTGACACCCTGTCGCCCCCCAGGTCGCGTGGGGCAGGCGGTGGCGCTGCGGGCCAAGGCCTTTGGCTTCAACGTGCTGTTCTATGACCCCTACCTGGCGGACGGCACGGAGCGGGCGCTGGGGCTGCAGCGGGTCAGCACGCTGCAGGACCTGCTCTTCCACAGCGACTGCGTGACCCTGCACTGCGGCCTCAACGAGCACAACCACCACCTCATCAACGACTTCACCGTCAAACAGGTGTGCGGCCCGGGGCCCCCGCCTGCCCGCCACGCCTGCCGGCCGCCGGCCACCGCGCGGGCCTGCCACGGGGCCTTCTCTTCCCCGAACCGCGGCACAGGGCCTTTCAAGTGCCCGCGTGCGCAGAGACCTGTGTTGCAGGCGTGCACGGTGTATGCACGTGGGGGCGGGTCAGCTTCGACGATGGTGCCCAccccacgtgtgtgtgtgcacgtgggcttgtacacacgtgtgtgtgcgtgtatttAAGTGTGGGGCGGCCACTTACATTGATGTGTGCACGTGTACGTGTGGGTGGGCGTGCGTGTACATTCAGTGTGCCCGCCTGGGGCCTCACCTGCTGTCCGCCCCAGGCTCCTGAAGCCCTGGAGAGGGTGAGGCCAGGCACCTTCGTTGGTTCTCACCCAGTGGGTCTGGGTCTCTGGGGGACAGGGCGTGGCCCGGGGCTGTGCGGTCCCCGAGGACTCAGTGGGGCCCGGACAGGCACGAGCTGCCCCGAGCTGGTGGACGGCCACCGGAGCCCCACGACGGGGTGGGCTTAGTTGGGGTGAGATAGGGGTCACAAGGAATCCCTCACCGGGGAGCAGGGAAGCCACTTCCTGGCCCGGCGGGGGAGTGTCTTCAGGCCGCACTGTCGTGTCTTCCAGATGAGACAAGGGGCCTTCCTGGTGAACACGGCCCGGGGCGGCCTCGTGGACGAGAAGGCGCTGGCCCAGGCCCTGAAGGAGGGGCGGATCCGCGGTGCGGCCCTGGACGTGCACGAGTCAGAGCCATTCAGGTGCCTGCCGGGGGTGCCCTGGGGTCCCCGAGCCGGCGCTCACCCGCTTACGGCCCGCGCTTGCCTGCGTCCGACCCGGCGGCCACAGCGCCGCGAGGGAGTGGGGCCCCGACGCCCACCACAGCCTGCAGGCCCCGGCCTCGGGCACTGAGATCCCACGTGGGGCAGACCTTCCTCCCTGGCCGAGTCTCAGAGCGGGGGGAGGCCACCACTGTAGGCCAGGACAGCCCAGTCCCCTGCACGTGGTGGGAAGGGCTCAGACCAGGCGTCCTGTTGAGTGCCCGGGGGCACGAGGCGGCTGCCCCCACGTGGCCACGTCAGACGCCTCCCGGCTGAAACGCCCGTCGGGGGCGGCCGGGCAGCTCCAGGCGGGTCTTCACCCTTCCAGGACGGAGCAGTGTCCGGAGGGCCTGGGGTCTGCAGCTCACAGCCACTTGCGGGAGGGGCGGGCAGCATCCCCACCCCCCGTGAAGGCCCCTCCCCACTGCGGTCAGGAGCCCGTGGGCAGGTTTGTCTTTCGGGGGGAGCCACCGAGTCTGGCGGAGGGTGGGGTGTGGCTCCGGGCAGGCGCAGGGCCTCTGACCTCCTGTGTGCCGTGCAGTTTTAGCCAGGGTCCCCTGAAGGACGCGCCCAACCTGATCTGCACCCCACACGCGGCCTGGTACAGCGAGCAGGCCTCCATCGAGATGCGTGAGGAGGCGGCCCGGGAGATCCGGAGAGCCGTCACAGGTGCGCCGGCGGGGGCCCGAGGCCGCGGCGCCttctgcggggtggggggggcgtggCTAGGGAGACGGCCGCCCGGGGCCGGGCGTGGCAGACCCCAAGCACGGAGGGGCCGAGCGCAGCCCGGGCCCTCGCGTCGCGTGTGTGGCGCTCTCTGGCTGTCCTGCTCAGGGTGCCAGCTCGTGGGGTGTTTCCCCCACCTTGTAAAAAGTCACTTGCACGTGTAAGCCTTCCGGGCCTGGCCCTGTCAGCTTCTGACTGAAACCCCCGGGCCaagcaggtggggtggggggcactgcTGAGCTGAGATCGGTTGCTTGGGGTTGGGGGTCCCCGAGCTTTGAGGGCAACACTGCCCAGACAGGACCCGGCTGTGCCTAAGGGGAGCGAGTCTGTGGAGACTGCCCGTGTCCCCGGTGGAGCCCCTGCCTCTGGGGTCCCCTTGGCAGCCGCCTGACGCGGGCGCCGTCCCTCCCGTTCTCCCCGACGTCCCCCAGGCCGGATCCCTGACAGTCTGAAGAACTGCGTGAACAAAGACCACCTGGCAGCCGCCACCCACTGGGCCAGTGTGGACCCGGCCGTGGTGCACCCCGAGCTCAACGGGGCCGCCTACAGGTGAGCGGGGGCGACCTTCAGGGCCCGGTGGACGTGAGACCGTCTGTCTGGGTGGTGGCCACACAGGGAGTGGGACGGCGTCCCCCAGCAGGCGGCCTTCAGGCGCAGCCTGGGGTCCTGCCCCGCTGGCCTcacctgcctccttcctctcccagcaGGTACCCCCCAGGCGTCGTGGGCGTGGCCCCCAGCGGCATCCCCGCCGCAGTCGAAGGCATCGTCCCCAGCGCCATGTCCCTGTCCCACGGCCTGCCCCCCGTGTCCCACCCACCCCACGCGCCTTCTCCCGGCCAAACCGTCAAGCCCGAGGCAGATAGAGACCATGCGAGCGACCAGTTGTAGCCCGGGCAGAGCTCCGCAGCCTGGGCACCGGCCAAGCCCTCGGACGGGTGTGTGCAGGGGCGGCGCCGCAGGCGGCCACGGCCTCCGGGACGGTCCGGGCGCCAGGGTGAGCGGTGACGCCCTCTCCCCGCAGCAGCTGTAGTTGTCCTGTCCCGAGGGCCGGCCGCTGCCGTGTCCTTTGCGTCCCCGCTCAGCAGCGGAAGAGTCAGTAGTTAATTCTATCATGAGTGTCCCCGTCTGTGTACAGTCTTTAGAACGTCGCAAAGGATTTGTTTGCTTAGCTGTCGGCAGGAGAAGCCCGAGGCAGGGCTCAGCGGGTCTGCTTCAGACGTTCTCCCTTTTGTGTGTGGATCGCATCCCGAACCAAGCAGTTGGCAAACTTCTCAGGACAATGAATCCTCCCCGTTTTCTTTTTACGCCACTCAGTGCATTGTTTTTTCTACCTGCTTgtcttatttttagaataatttagaaaaacaaaacaaaggctgTCTTTCCTAACTTTGGCATGAACCCCCCCTGTTCCAAACGAAGACGGCGTCGCTAGCGGTGCAGAGGAGCGCGCGGGCCTCCGTCCCGGGCGGCGGGGCTGCGGCGCCTGGCCGCGCGGTGCCGTCCTGCTGATGTGGTAGGCTAGCAATATTTTGGTTAAAATCATGTTTGTGACCGTAACCATttg
This DNA window, taken from Delphinus delphis chromosome 5, mDelDel1.2, whole genome shotgun sequence, encodes the following:
- the CTBP1 gene encoding C-terminal-binding protein 1 isoform X1, encoding MGSSHLLNKGLPLGVRPPIMNGPLHPRPLVALLDGRDCTVEMPILKDVATVAFCDAQSTQEIHEKVLNEAVGALMYHTITLTREDLEKFKALRIIVRIGSGFDNIDIKSAGDLGIAVCNVPAASVEETADSTLCHILNLYRRTTWLHQALREGTRVQSVEQIREVASGAARIRGETLGIIGLGRVGQAVALRAKAFGFNVLFYDPYLADGTERALGLQRVSTLQDLLFHSDCVTLHCGLNEHNHHLINDFTVKQMRQGAFLVNTARGGLVDEKALAQALKEGRIRGAALDVHESEPFRTEQCPEGLGSAAHSHLREGRAASPPPVKAPPHCGQEPVGSFSQGPLKDAPNLICTPHAAWYSEQASIEMREEAAREIRRAVTGRIPDSLKNCVNKDHLAAATHWASVDPAVVHPELNGAAYSRYPPGVVGVAPSGIPAAVEGIVPSAMSLSHGLPPVSHPPHAPSPGQTVKPEADRDHASDQL
- the CTBP1 gene encoding C-terminal-binding protein 1 isoform X2 — translated: MGSSHLLNKGLPLGVRPPIMNGPLHPRPLVALLDGRDCTVEMPILKDVATVAFCDAQSTQEIHEKVLNEAVGALMYHTITLTREDLEKFKALRIIVRIGSGFDNIDIKSAGDLGIAVCNVPAASVEETADSTLCHILNLYRRTTWLHQALREGTRVQSVEQIREVASGAARIRGETLGIIGLGRVGQAVALRAKAFGFNVLFYDPYLADGTERALGLQRVSTLQDLLFHSDCVTLHCGLNEHNHHLINDFTVKQMRQGAFLVNTARGGLVDEKALAQALKEGRIRGAALDVHESEPFRTEQCPEGLGSAAHSHLREGRAASPPPVKAPPHCGQEPVGSFSQGPLKDAPNLICTPHAAWYSEQASIEMREEAAREIRRAVTGRIPDSLKNCVNKDHLAAATHWASVDPAVVHPELNGAAYRYPPGVVGVAPSGIPAAVEGIVPSAMSLSHGLPPVSHPPHAPSPGQTVKPEADRDHASDQL
- the CTBP1 gene encoding C-terminal-binding protein 1 isoform X5 — protein: MGSSHLLNKGLPLGVRPPIMNGPLHPRPLVALLDGRDCTVEMPILKDVATVAFCDAQSTQEIHEKVLNEAVGALMYHTITLTREDLEKFKALRIIVRIGSGFDNIDIKSAGDLGIAVCNVPAASVEETADSTLCHILNLYRRTTWLHQALREGTRVQSVEQIREVASGAARIRGETLGIIGLGRVGQAVALRAKAFGFNVLFYDPYLADGTERALGLQRVSTLQDLLFHSDCVTLHCGLNEHNHHLINDFTVKQMRQGAFLVNTARGGLVDEKALAQALKEGRIRGAALDVHESEPFSFSQGPLKDAPNLICTPHAAWYSEQASIEMREEAAREIRRAVTGRIPDSLKNCVNKDHLAAATHWASVDPAVVHPELNGAAYSRYPPGVVGVAPSGIPAAVEGIVPSAMSLSHGLPPVSHPPHAPSPGQTVKPEADRDHASDQL
- the CTBP1 gene encoding C-terminal-binding protein 1 isoform X3, which produces MSGVRPPIMNGPLHPRPLVALLDGRDCTVEMPILKDVATVAFCDAQSTQEIHEKVLNEAVGALMYHTITLTREDLEKFKALRIIVRIGSGFDNIDIKSAGDLGIAVCNVPAASVEETADSTLCHILNLYRRTTWLHQALREGTRVQSVEQIREVASGAARIRGETLGIIGLGRVGQAVALRAKAFGFNVLFYDPYLADGTERALGLQRVSTLQDLLFHSDCVTLHCGLNEHNHHLINDFTVKQMRQGAFLVNTARGGLVDEKALAQALKEGRIRGAALDVHESEPFRTEQCPEGLGSAAHSHLREGRAASPPPVKAPPHCGQEPVGSFSQGPLKDAPNLICTPHAAWYSEQASIEMREEAAREIRRAVTGRIPDSLKNCVNKDHLAAATHWASVDPAVVHPELNGAAYSRYPPGVVGVAPSGIPAAVEGIVPSAMSLSHGLPPVSHPPHAPSPGQTVKPEADRDHASDQL
- the CTBP1 gene encoding C-terminal-binding protein 1 isoform X6; this translates as MGSSHLLNKGLPLGVRPPIMNGPLHPRPLVALLDGRDCTVEMPILKDVATVAFCDAQSTQEIHEKVLNEAVGALMYHTITLTREDLEKFKALRIIVRIGSGFDNIDIKSAGDLGIAVCNVPAASVEETADSTLCHILNLYRRTTWLHQALREGTRVQSVEQIREVASGAARIRGETLGIIGLGRVGQAVALRAKAFGFNVLFYDPYLADGTERALGLQRVSTLQDLLFHSDCVTLHCGLNEHNHHLINDFTVKQMRQGAFLVNTARGGLVDEKALAQALKEGRIRGAALDVHESEPFSFSQGPLKDAPNLICTPHAAWYSEQASIEMREEAAREIRRAVTGRIPDSLKNCVNKDHLAAATHWASVDPAVVHPELNGAAYRYPPGVVGVAPSGIPAAVEGIVPSAMSLSHGLPPVSHPPHAPSPGQTVKPEADRDHASDQL
- the CTBP1 gene encoding C-terminal-binding protein 1 isoform X4, with amino-acid sequence MNGPLHPRPLVALLDGRDCTVEMPILKDVATVAFCDAQSTQEIHEKVLNEAVGALMYHTITLTREDLEKFKALRIIVRIGSGFDNIDIKSAGDLGIAVCNVPAASVEETADSTLCHILNLYRRTTWLHQALREGTRVQSVEQIREVASGAARIRGETLGIIGLGRVGQAVALRAKAFGFNVLFYDPYLADGTERALGLQRVSTLQDLLFHSDCVTLHCGLNEHNHHLINDFTVKQMRQGAFLVNTARGGLVDEKALAQALKEGRIRGAALDVHESEPFRTEQCPEGLGSAAHSHLREGRAASPPPVKAPPHCGQEPVGSFSQGPLKDAPNLICTPHAAWYSEQASIEMREEAAREIRRAVTGRIPDSLKNCVNKDHLAAATHWASVDPAVVHPELNGAAYSRYPPGVVGVAPSGIPAAVEGIVPSAMSLSHGLPPVSHPPHAPSPGQTVKPEADRDHASDQL